The window ctgccctcccaggcccacctatTACTGCACCCCTGCCTTGGGAGTGAAATTCATAGATGAAGGCCgaattcatttcaattggctGACTTCCAAATACGAACTGTAACAATGTacgcatttatattttttgttcagtataaagtGATTTCCTAGAACGCTTACAGCTATTCGATTTCCTAGGTTCTAATGTAGCGGCAAAGTTTTAACATGAATTCAATTATACTGCTTTTTTTTCTTAGGGACCTTGCTAATCGTAACCCAACATTAACGAcatccatttctccctctcataAACGTGCATGTGGTCTAAGACAGACAGAGGTTATGCGAGGCTGCCCGTCCTAGCGAGAGGTTGTACATTGTAAATCCCCAAAGGGGTTGTTCAGTACAGTGAATAAACAGTTGAATTAAAATGACGTTATTCTTAACTAAATCTGTGTTCCCTTGTCGTCAGGGAGGGACTGTAACCTGGGAAACAAAGCCTGTCTTTCAGTTACATTGTATATCGTTATGTCACTTACAGCCATCAATTATATGAGGGTCAAATGGAAAACTGCACAAATTCATGGCGGGATTAGAAAAATCCAATGAATACTGCAGTCACACAGGCTGGCTAGATAAAAGTTAAGAACAATTAGCAAGAGAACTGATTAGTAAATAGACCaattggtgggggggggggggtccaaaaCAGACTGCCTGTGTTAACAGCCTAGTAGAAATGCCTTAATACAAACACAAGATCAGTCAAGATATATTGAACAAATGCCAGCAACACATTGATTAGTCTACATGGCTTTTATTGAGTCAGTGACTTAGGCAGCCATGAGGATCCAGTCCAGAACGGAGAGTTCAGGTTGGAGAAACAGTCCCTCTGGGATGTAGCTTGTGAGTAATGACAGCAGCCATTTTAGGACTCCACCTGCTTCTCCTGGTCAATGACTGTAGGTGAGAAAAACGGCTTAAAAACGGACAGCAATAGAGAATTGTGACATCAATGCTAAAGTGACAAAGTTAACCAGAAAGCCCCGAAATTAAAGTTCACATACCCATCAGAGTACCTTATTTCAAGTTCTACAACCGAAATTCAAGTTGGCATACCCATCAGAGTGCCTTAATTCAAGGTCTAGTAGTTCTGGTTACCAACAGGTTTCATAATAAAACCAGTGGCTACTAAGGCATTGTATTTACCCTCTTTGGTAGGTAGAGTGTTCTTCTCTTCAGTCTCAGTCTTCTTCAGTTTAGTCATGTCAAACTGAGCGATCTCACTCACATCTGGTTTGTCTGCCATTGTTGATTTGGGTTCtaatgaaacagattggtgttaaATAAACAGCCTGTATGATAAAGTTCCCAGACTTGATGTGGACTAATACTATTAGGCAAACATTTTACTGAAGTTATTCACCTGCTGACAGTCTAAAACATAAGCTATTGACACACAGGCCTACCTTAAACCTCCACAGCTACTGCACCACACAAAATGGTTTGTAAATAAGGAAGGAATGAACACCTTCATTTCCAGAATCTATTTATGAGAATGGAAAGGAACGCTGATTACTAGCAGGAGGGGCCTTCTAATTTTCTAAGTGGTGGCACCTGTTCATTCACCTGTTTAACATCCAATTAGCATAATTGGATCGCTACTGTGGAACACCAAATGAAGTGAGTGTGAGAcaaatcacaggaggttggtggaaccATAATTGGAGAGGAGGGGCTCGTTGTAATGACTGGaacggaatcagtggaatgggaTCAAATACATAAAACATGGTTCCAATGTGTTTGATGCcgttccatttgctctgttccatccattattatgagccgtcctcccctctgcAGCCTCCTGTGGAAGAAATGCAAGTCAGGGCATCATTGAGAGGAAGAAGGGCTGGGTAGGTGGGGGTGTCTCCCTGCTTTTTTCTTTgggttgtttaccaatgtgttctATCTGGGCTGCCATCAGTTCCTTGTAAATATCTGCTCTTCTATctaatgtgtgtatgtctgtcgcTCCCTGTTCATCTCCATAGCTGTGTCAGCGTTCTACATGTAGTTGTATGGTGTTCTGAATGGAGGACCATCTTTTGGTACCAGAGTGCTGATATCTGTTGTGCTGCTGTTGAATGGGGCCCGttttcctgtcctcctcctctcctctctccctcttcccacctctctctcttcctccttttcccCTTCTGTCTTCTCAGATAAAATACAGCTTCTTATCTTAATCCCGGGGACAAACCCAGTGTACTGTGGTCACAGACGCAGAATTCTGCATCTTCATATCACAATAACAGCTTTCTAATGCAACTGGAGGTGTCTGAATATCACCACACAGGACAACAACTCCCATTGTCAGAGACATAGACATCTTGTCactatatacagatctctggacgCTTGGATACACTTTTCCACCTGCTACgtcaggttagatacacacagaccacatgACAGAGGGATGTACACAACAACTacgagggggacagagacagttgGTGAACGTTTACCTTATCTACTGTGAAGAACTAGTAAAATGATTAGGTCAGACATTTCTGCAGTAAACTTAGGCTATCTATATAGGACGACTATAGACAGTACAGAATGTGGAACTATCTATATAGGATGACTATAGACAGTACATCCTATCTATTTAGGACGACTATAGACAGTACATGATGTGGAACTATCTATATAGGACAACTATAGACAGTACATGATGTGGAACTATCTATATAGGACGACTATAGACAGTACAAGATGTGGAACTATCTATATAGGACGACTATAGACAGTACATGATGTGGAACTATCTATATAGGATGACTATAGACAGTACATCCTATCTATTTAGGACGACTATAGACAGTACATGATGTGGAACTATCTATATAGGATGACTATAGACAGTACATCCTATCTATTTAGGACGACTATAGACAGTACATGATGTGGAACTATCTATATAGGATGACTATAGACAGTACATCCTATCTATTTAGGACGACTATAGACAGTACATGATGTGGAACTATCTATATAGGACAACTATAGACAGTACATGATGTGGAACTATCTATATAGGACGACTATAGACAGTACAAGATGTGGAACTATCTATATAGGACAGACAGGATGGGGAACAGACTATAGAC of the Oncorhynchus gorbuscha isolate QuinsamMale2020 ecotype Even-year unplaced genomic scaffold, OgorEven_v1.0 Un_scaffold_2345, whole genome shotgun sequence genome contains:
- the LOC124025688 gene encoding thymosin beta-b; the protein is MADKPDVSEIAQFDMTKLKKTETEEKNTLPTKEVIDQEKQVES